Proteins found in one Bacillus subtilis subsp. subtilis str. 168 genomic segment:
- the ymaB gene encoding putative cofactor involved in deoxyribonucleotide synthesis (Evidence 3: Putative function from multiple computational evidences; PubMedId: 16885274, 21561096; Product type f: factor), protein MGKMDEMILVAPRDDVFKKESLTFQGVYSEDSRVAEIMAQIEAAYREMRRGDAEEDPRFKQPIPYVVIKREDEVFLYERLAGGGESRLHNKLSLGFGGHMNAIEGAASFAEVLKLNTDRELEEELQINEEDKQAIVTLGLINDDENSVGKVHIGILSALQLKPGAQVEVKEKEQIAGKWMKVSELKQDDIYNRLETWSQFVVDILE, encoded by the coding sequence ATGGGAAAAATGGACGAAATGATTTTAGTTGCCCCGCGCGATGATGTGTTTAAAAAAGAAAGCTTAACCTTCCAGGGCGTGTACAGTGAAGATAGCAGAGTAGCAGAAATCATGGCTCAGATTGAAGCGGCCTATCGTGAAATGAGAAGAGGGGACGCAGAAGAAGATCCGCGTTTCAAGCAGCCGATACCTTATGTCGTCATTAAGCGTGAAGATGAAGTTTTTCTTTACGAGCGGCTGGCTGGCGGCGGTGAATCACGTCTGCACAACAAGCTTTCTCTCGGTTTTGGCGGCCATATGAACGCCATCGAAGGGGCAGCTTCATTTGCTGAAGTCTTAAAGCTGAACACAGACCGTGAGCTTGAGGAAGAACTGCAAATAAATGAAGAAGATAAACAGGCGATTGTCACACTGGGATTGATCAATGATGATGAAAACAGTGTTGGCAAAGTGCATATCGGTATTCTTTCTGCGCTTCAATTAAAGCCTGGCGCACAAGTGGAAGTGAAGGAGAAAGAACAAATTGCGGGTAAATGGATGAAAGTTTCTGAATTAAAACAGGATGATATCTACAACCGTCTGGAAACATGGTCACAGTTTGTTGTTGATATTCTTGAATAA
- the cwlC gene encoding N-acetylmuramoyl-L-alanine amidase (sporulation-specific) (Evidence 1a: Function from experimental evidences in the studied strain; PubMedId: 10515909, 10945275, 10974124, 11375403, 16042392; Product type e: enzyme), whose protein sequence is MVKIFIDPGHGGSDPGATGNGLQEKTLTLQIALALRTILTNEYEGVSLLLSRTSDQYVSLNDRTNAANNWGADFFLSIHVNSGGGTGFESYIYPDVGAPTTTYQSTIHSEVIQAVDFADRGKKTANFHVLRESAMPALLTENGFIDTVSDANKLKTSSFIQSLARGHANGLEQAFNLKKTSSSGLYKVQIGAFKVKANADSLASNAEAKGFDSIVLLKDGLYKVQIGAFSSKDNADTLAARAKNAGFDAIVILES, encoded by the coding sequence ATGGTTAAAATTTTTATTGATCCTGGCCATGGCGGGTCTGATCCAGGCGCAACAGGTAATGGCCTTCAGGAGAAAACGTTAACCCTGCAAATCGCTTTAGCCTTACGTACGATATTAACTAATGAATATGAAGGCGTTTCTCTGCTGCTGAGCCGGACAAGCGACCAATATGTCAGCTTAAACGACCGGACAAATGCCGCAAATAACTGGGGAGCAGATTTCTTTTTGTCCATTCACGTTAATTCCGGGGGAGGCACAGGTTTTGAAAGCTATATTTATCCAGATGTAGGAGCCCCGACGACGACTTATCAATCGACAATTCACTCTGAAGTGATACAAGCTGTCGACTTTGCCGATCGCGGCAAAAAAACAGCGAACTTCCACGTCCTAAGGGAGTCGGCAATGCCTGCCCTCTTGACCGAGAACGGCTTCATTGATACCGTTTCCGATGCAAATAAGCTGAAAACGAGCAGTTTTATTCAAAGCTTAGCGAGAGGACATGCAAACGGGCTGGAGCAAGCCTTTAACCTTAAAAAGACTTCCAGCTCAGGGTTATATAAGGTTCAAATCGGCGCATTTAAAGTCAAAGCGAATGCCGACTCGCTCGCAAGTAATGCCGAAGCCAAAGGTTTTGACTCGATTGTCCTTTTAAAGGACGGATTATACAAAGTGCAGATTGGCGCATTTTCATCCAAAGACAATGCAGACACCCTCGCTGCCAGAGCGAAAAATGCCGGCTTTGACGCTATTGTGATCCTAGAATCATAG
- the spoVK gene encoding mother cell sporulation ATPase (Evidence 1a: Function from experimental evidences in the studied strain; PubMedId: 8464402, 22882546; Product type cp: cell process) has translation MLERAVTYKNNGQINIILNGQKQVLTNAEAEAEYQAALQKNEAKHGILKEIEKEMSALVGMEEMKRNIKEIYAWIFVNQKRAEQGLKVGKQALHMMFKGNPGTGKTTVARLIGKLFFEMNVLSKGHLIEAERADLVGEYIGHTAQKTRDLIKKSLGGILFIDEAYSLARGGEKDFGKEAIDTLVKHMEDKQHEFILILAGYSREMDHFLSLNPGLQSRFPISIDFPDYSVTQLMEIAKRMIDEREYQLSQEAEWKLKDYLMTVKSTTSPIKFSNGRFVRNVIEKSIRAQAMRLLMGDQYLKSDLMTIKSQDLSIKEEASGSA, from the coding sequence ATGTTGGAGCGCGCTGTGACTTATAAAAACAACGGACAGATCAACATTATTCTGAACGGGCAAAAGCAGGTGCTGACGAATGCTGAGGCAGAGGCGGAATATCAGGCTGCATTGCAAAAAAACGAAGCAAAGCACGGCATTTTGAAGGAAATCGAAAAAGAGATGAGCGCATTAGTTGGGATGGAGGAAATGAAACGCAACATCAAGGAAATATACGCCTGGATTTTTGTGAACCAAAAACGCGCGGAGCAAGGCTTGAAGGTTGGAAAGCAAGCGCTGCACATGATGTTTAAAGGAAATCCGGGAACGGGAAAAACGACGGTTGCACGGCTCATCGGCAAGCTGTTCTTTGAAATGAATGTCCTGTCAAAAGGCCACTTAATAGAAGCGGAGCGGGCTGACCTGGTCGGGGAGTATATCGGACACACCGCCCAAAAGACGAGAGATTTAATCAAAAAGTCATTAGGTGGCATTTTGTTTATAGACGAAGCCTACTCGCTGGCAAGAGGCGGCGAAAAGGACTTTGGGAAAGAAGCGATCGACACACTTGTAAAGCATATGGAAGACAAACAGCATGAGTTTATTTTGATACTCGCCGGATATTCACGGGAAATGGATCATTTTCTCTCGTTAAATCCCGGACTCCAATCAAGATTTCCCATCTCCATTGATTTTCCGGATTACTCTGTGACCCAGCTCATGGAGATTGCGAAACGAATGATCGATGAAAGGGAATACCAGCTCAGTCAAGAAGCGGAATGGAAATTGAAAGATTACTTAATGACAGTGAAAAGCACGACAAGTCCCATTAAATTCAGCAATGGACGTTTTGTCAGAAATGTGATCGAAAAATCGATCAGAGCACAAGCCATGAGGCTTTTAATGGGAGACCAATACTTAAAAAGCGACTTGATGACCATCAAAAGCCAAGATCTTTCCATTAAAGAAGAAGCATCTGGATCTGCATAG
- the hflX gene encoding ribosome-splitting GTPase (also ATPase, rescuing stalled ribosomes, E-site binding) (Evidence 2a: Function from experimental evidences in other organisms; PubMedId: 19824612, 26458047, 26733579, 26951678, 27398305; Product type e: enzyme): MNEQETIQEKAILVGCQLPHITDEHFENSMEELASLTKTADGKVLTSVTQKRNRADAATYIGKGKVEELKALVEELEADLLIFNDELSPSQLKSLATAIEVKMIDRTQLILDIFAKRARTREGKLQIELAQLQYALPRLTGQGINLSRQGGGIGARGPGETKLETDRRHIRNRIHEINTQLSTVIRHRSRYRERRKKNGVLQIALVGYTNAGKSTWFNRLTSADSYEEDLLFATLDPMTRKMVLPSGYSVLLSDTVGFIQDLPTTLIAAFRSTLEEVKEADLILHLIDSSNEDYAGHEKTVLRLLEELEADDIPMLTAYNKRDQKLPDFIPTAGRDHIMVSAKFEDDAAAFKEAIQRYLRQELLTSFEAHVPASEGKLLSRIKSETMVDRFYFNEENEQYDISGYVQEEQSIIGELKKYM; this comes from the coding sequence TTGAACGAACAAGAAACGATTCAGGAGAAAGCCATTTTAGTCGGATGTCAGCTGCCGCATATCACGGATGAGCATTTTGAAAATTCTATGGAAGAGCTAGCATCTCTGACGAAAACAGCAGACGGAAAAGTACTGACCAGCGTCACACAAAAACGGAACAGGGCTGACGCCGCTACATATATAGGAAAAGGGAAGGTAGAAGAGCTGAAGGCACTCGTGGAAGAGCTTGAAGCTGATCTCCTCATCTTTAATGATGAACTGTCGCCAAGTCAGCTGAAGTCATTGGCAACAGCAATTGAAGTGAAGATGATTGACCGCACGCAATTGATATTAGATATTTTTGCAAAGCGGGCGAGAACGAGAGAAGGCAAACTTCAAATTGAGCTGGCTCAGCTGCAATATGCACTGCCGCGTCTGACGGGACAAGGGATCAACCTTTCCCGGCAAGGCGGAGGAATTGGGGCAAGAGGTCCCGGGGAAACGAAACTGGAAACCGACCGCCGCCATATCAGAAATCGCATTCATGAAATCAACACACAGCTTTCCACTGTCATTCGCCATAGAAGCCGATACCGTGAAAGAAGAAAGAAAAACGGTGTGCTTCAAATTGCGCTTGTCGGCTATACAAACGCAGGGAAATCAACATGGTTCAACCGCCTGACGAGTGCTGACAGCTATGAAGAAGACCTCCTGTTTGCCACGCTGGACCCGATGACCAGAAAAATGGTCCTGCCAAGCGGCTACAGTGTTCTTCTTTCAGATACAGTAGGATTTATTCAGGATCTTCCGACGACATTGATTGCTGCATTCCGCTCAACGCTTGAGGAAGTAAAAGAAGCGGATTTAATTCTGCATTTAATTGATTCTTCAAATGAGGATTATGCGGGACATGAAAAAACAGTGCTTCGGCTGCTTGAGGAGCTTGAAGCAGATGATATCCCGATGCTGACGGCTTACAATAAACGTGATCAAAAACTGCCTGATTTTATACCGACCGCCGGAAGGGATCACATTATGGTCAGTGCGAAATTTGAGGACGACGCTGCAGCCTTTAAAGAAGCGATTCAGCGCTATTTGCGCCAAGAACTGTTAACGTCTTTTGAAGCACATGTGCCGGCAAGTGAAGGGAAGCTCCTTTCCAGAATCAAATCGGAAACGATGGTAGACCGCTTCTATTTTAATGAAGAAAATGAACAGTATGACATATCCGGCTATGTCCAAGAAGAGCAAAGTATCATCGGTGAATTAAAGAAGTATATGTAG
- the ynbB gene encoding putative C-S lyase (Evidence 3: Putative function from multiple computational evidences; PubMedId: 22333191, 24610841; Product type e: enzyme), with protein MFDTLTHGELLKKTAMEVEADIAGIHKQIEEISERNEWRVLQSYRKHKVSDTHFTPSTGYGYDDIGRDTLESIYADVFGGEAGLVRPQIISGTHAISIALFGVLRPGDELLYITGKPYDTLEEIVGVRGGENAGSLKDFQIGYNAVDLTKDGKIDYDAVAAAINPKTKVIGIQRSKGYANRPSFLISEIKEMIRFVKEINENLIVFVDNCYGEFVEELEPCHVGADLMAGSLIKNPGGGLAKTGGYLVGKAKWIEACSYRMTSPGIGREAGASLYSLQEMYQGFFLAPHVVSQSLKGAVFTARFLEKLGFTSNPKWDAKRTDLIQSVEFSDREKMIAFCQAIQFASPINAHVTPYPAYMPGYEDDVIMAAGTFIQGASIELSADGPIRPPYVAYVQGGLTYSHVKNAICSAVDSLMQKQLI; from the coding sequence ATGTTTGACACATTAACACACGGAGAATTATTGAAGAAAACGGCAATGGAAGTGGAAGCGGACATTGCCGGCATTCATAAACAAATAGAAGAAATCAGCGAGCGAAATGAGTGGAGAGTGCTTCAAAGCTATAGAAAACACAAAGTAAGCGACACTCATTTCACGCCGTCTACTGGATACGGCTATGATGATATCGGAAGAGACACGCTTGAAAGCATATATGCGGATGTGTTTGGCGGAGAAGCGGGGCTTGTAAGGCCGCAAATCATTTCAGGCACACATGCCATCTCAATTGCTTTGTTCGGTGTCCTCAGACCGGGGGACGAGCTCCTTTATATCACGGGCAAGCCGTATGATACGCTAGAGGAAATTGTGGGCGTCAGGGGTGGAGAAAACGCTGGTTCGTTAAAGGATTTTCAAATCGGCTATAATGCGGTTGATCTGACGAAAGACGGAAAGATAGACTATGATGCAGTCGCCGCTGCGATCAATCCGAAGACAAAAGTAATCGGCATTCAGCGCTCAAAAGGATATGCGAATCGCCCTTCTTTCTTAATTAGTGAAATAAAAGAAATGATCCGTTTTGTAAAAGAAATCAATGAAAATCTGATCGTCTTTGTGGACAACTGTTACGGAGAATTTGTGGAAGAGCTTGAGCCTTGCCATGTCGGAGCCGACCTGATGGCGGGATCTCTCATTAAAAATCCCGGCGGCGGCCTTGCGAAAACAGGCGGCTACCTCGTCGGAAAAGCGAAATGGATTGAAGCTTGCTCATACCGTATGACGTCACCCGGCATCGGCAGAGAAGCGGGGGCATCTCTTTACTCGCTCCAAGAAATGTACCAAGGCTTCTTTTTGGCGCCTCACGTTGTGTCTCAAAGTTTAAAGGGAGCGGTGTTTACAGCGAGATTCCTTGAAAAACTCGGCTTCACTTCAAACCCGAAATGGGATGCGAAAAGAACGGATTTAATACAATCCGTTGAGTTTTCTGACAGAGAAAAGATGATTGCTTTTTGCCAGGCTATTCAATTTGCATCGCCAATCAATGCTCATGTGACGCCTTATCCAGCCTACATGCCTGGATACGAGGATGATGTCATTATGGCAGCAGGGACGTTTATTCAAGGAGCAAGCATCGAATTATCAGCTGATGGCCCTATCCGCCCGCCGTATGTAGCGTATGTTCAGGGAGGATTAACCTATTCGCATGTGAAGAATGCCATATGCAGTGCAGTGGATTCATTGATGCAAAAGCAATTAATTTAA
- the glnR gene encoding transcriptional regulator (nitrogen metabolism) (Evidence 1a: Function from experimental evidences in the studied strain; PubMedId: 9287005, 12374841, 16547045, 16885465, 22625175, 22720735, 25691471; Product type r: regulator): protein MSDNIRRSMPLFPIGIVMQLTELSARQIRYYEENGLIFPARSEGNRRLFSFHDVDKLLEIKHLIEQGVNMAGIKQILAKAEAEPEQKQNEKTKKPMKHDLSDDELRQLLKNELMQAGRFQRGNTFRQGDMSRFFH, encoded by the coding sequence ATGAGTGATAATATTCGCCGCTCAATGCCTTTATTTCCAATAGGAATTGTCATGCAGTTAACTGAGTTATCAGCAAGACAAATTCGATATTATGAGGAAAATGGACTGATATTTCCAGCCAGAAGTGAAGGAAATAGACGATTATTTTCATTTCATGATGTAGATAAACTGTTAGAAATCAAGCACCTGATAGAACAAGGTGTAAACATGGCAGGAATTAAACAGATTCTGGCGAAAGCCGAAGCCGAGCCAGAACAAAAACAAAACGAGAAGACGAAAAAACCAATGAAACATGATCTGTCCGATGACGAACTGAGACAGCTCCTGAAAAACGAGCTCATGCAAGCCGGCCGTTTTCAAAGAGGGAATACATTCCGTCAAGGCGACATGTCCCGCTTCTTTCATTAA
- the glnA gene encoding glutamine synthetase (Evidence 1a: Function from experimental evidences in the studied strain; PubMedId: 13737, 11719184, 12142436, 16055443, 16885465, 19233925, 19251843; Product type e: enzyme) — MAKYTREDIEKLVKEENVKYIRLQFTDILGTIKNVEIPVSQLGKALDNKVMFDGSSIEGFVRIEESDMYLYPDLNTFVIFPWTAEKGKVARFICDIYNPDGTPFEGDPRNNLKRILKEMEDLGFSDFNLGPEPEFFLFKLDEKGEPTLELNDKGGYFDLAPTDLGENCRRDIVLELEEMGFEIEASHHEVAPGQHEIDFKYAGAVRSCDDIQTFKLVVKTIARKHGLHATFMPKPLFGVNGSGMHCNLSLFKNGVNAFFDENADLQLSETAKHFIAGIVKHATSFTAVTNPTVNSYKRLVPGYEAPCYVAWSAQNRSPLIRIPASRGISTRVEVRSVDPAANPYLALSVLLAAGLDGIKNKLEAPAPIDRNIYVMSKEERMENGIVDLPATLAEALEEFKSNEVMVKALGEHLFEHFIEAKEIEWDMFRTQVHPWEREQYMSQY, encoded by the coding sequence ATGGCAAAGTACACTAGAGAAGATATCGAAAAATTAGTAAAAGAAGAAAACGTGAAGTATATCCGCCTTCAATTTACTGACATTCTTGGAACAATCAAGAATGTTGAGATTCCTGTAAGCCAGCTTGGAAAAGCGCTTGATAATAAAGTCATGTTTGACGGTTCTTCTATTGAGGGATTCGTTCGTATCGAAGAGTCAGACATGTACCTGTATCCAGATCTAAATACATTTGTTATCTTCCCATGGACAGCTGAAAAAGGTAAAGTAGCACGTTTCATCTGTGATATTTACAATCCGGATGGCACACCTTTTGAAGGTGACCCGCGAAACAACTTAAAACGGATTCTGAAAGAAATGGAAGACCTCGGCTTCAGTGATTTTAACCTTGGGCCTGAGCCTGAATTCTTCTTATTCAAATTGGACGAAAAAGGCGAGCCGACGCTTGAACTAAACGACAAAGGCGGATATTTCGACTTAGCTCCAACTGATTTAGGAGAAAACTGCCGCCGCGATATCGTACTTGAGCTTGAAGAGATGGGCTTTGAAATCGAAGCGTCTCACCACGAAGTAGCACCTGGTCAGCACGAAATCGACTTTAAATATGCTGGAGCAGTCCGCTCTTGTGATGACATCCAAACATTTAAACTAGTTGTCAAAACAATTGCCCGTAAACACGGCCTGCATGCGACATTTATGCCAAAACCATTGTTCGGTGTAAACGGTTCAGGTATGCACTGCAATCTATCACTCTTCAAAAATGGTGTTAACGCATTCTTTGACGAAAACGCAGATCTTCAGTTAAGTGAAACAGCGAAGCACTTCATTGCAGGTATCGTGAAGCACGCAACAAGCTTTACAGCAGTAACAAACCCGACAGTAAACTCTTACAAACGTCTTGTTCCTGGCTATGAAGCACCTTGTTATGTAGCATGGAGCGCGCAAAACAGAAGCCCGCTTATCCGTATCCCGGCTTCTCGCGGCATCAGCACACGTGTTGAAGTACGCAGTGTAGACCCAGCTGCAAACCCATACCTTGCACTTAGCGTATTGCTTGCTGCAGGATTAGACGGAATCAAAAACAAACTGGAAGCGCCGGCTCCAATCGACCGCAACATCTATGTGATGAGCAAAGAAGAGCGCATGGAAAACGGAATCGTTGACCTTCCAGCAACACTTGCGGAAGCACTAGAAGAATTCAAATCAAACGAAGTCATGGTCAAAGCGCTGGGCGAGCACCTATTCGAACACTTCATCGAAGCAAAAGAAATCGAATGGGATATGTTCCGCACGCAAGTACATCCTTGGGAACGCGAACAGTATATGTCTCAGTATTAA
- the ynxB gene encoding putative phage protein; defective, phage region (Evidence 3: Putative function from multiple computational evidences; Product type h : extrachromosomal origin), which produces MKKLTIFSGGLGAVFSVLAQLFAVIDDSYTLGNLWFLGALAGIITMLASIQTNNKPVFSILLIASSVIGLLGTGLVYIIPTLFNIIIIYKFSKVSQ; this is translated from the coding sequence ATGAAAAAATTGACTATCTTCTCCGGGGGATTAGGAGCGGTTTTTTCTGTACTGGCTCAACTGTTTGCGGTTATAGATGACTCTTACACTTTGGGGAATTTATGGTTTTTAGGTGCTTTGGCGGGAATTATAACCATGCTTGCTTCAATCCAGACAAATAATAAACCAGTCTTCAGCATATTATTAATTGCTAGTTCAGTAATAGGTCTACTTGGAACTGGTCTTGTATACATCATACCAACACTGTTCAATATAATAATAATTTATAAATTTTCAAAAGTAAGCCAATAA
- the ynzF gene encoding putative phage protein; defective phage region (Evidence 3: Putative function from multiple computational evidences; Product type h : extrachromosomal origin): protein MWKALSQLLKKQKNQSPSDEDYIQIPELEVKVLGMLHSINIDLVNVIAQAEKSKEFIGQIEGIWHSIANQFYSLAQGFENEDINKLSADLDHAAATWEAVANKAKEFVTNSYQG, encoded by the coding sequence GTGTGGAAAGCTTTAAGTCAATTACTCAAGAAACAGAAAAATCAAAGTCCAAGCGATGAAGATTATATACAGATTCCAGAATTAGAAGTAAAAGTTTTGGGGATGCTTCACAGTATCAATATAGACCTGGTTAATGTAATAGCCCAAGCAGAAAAGTCTAAGGAGTTTATAGGACAAATCGAAGGCATCTGGCATTCTATAGCAAATCAATTTTATTCACTCGCCCAAGGGTTTGAGAATGAGGATATCAATAAGCTTTCTGCGGATCTTGATCATGCTGCCGCCACTTGGGAAGCTGTTGCTAATAAAGCAAAAGAGTTTGTAACAAATTCATACCAAGGGTAA
- the ynzG gene encoding putative phage protein; defective phage region (Evidence 3: Putative function from multiple computational evidences; Product type h : extrachromosomal origin): MLGINVEKSNENLIINWQLSKIEIPIKEINDVFLDPNYGGEEKSAVRIGFPYGSTDRVVIKTARNTYILFTTNPALIMSKIVS; this comes from the coding sequence ATGCTTGGAATCAACGTTGAAAAATCAAATGAAAACTTAATTATCAATTGGCAGCTATCCAAAATTGAAATTCCAATCAAAGAAATCAATGATGTATTTCTTGATCCAAACTATGGGGGAGAGGAGAAAAGCGCAGTAAGGATTGGGTTTCCTTATGGCTCAACAGATAGGGTAGTAATTAAAACAGCACGTAACACTTACATTTTGTTCACCACTAATCCTGCTTTAATTATGAGTAAAATTGTTTCTTAA
- the ynaB gene encoding putative phage protein; defective phage region (Evidence 3: Putative function from multiple computational evidences; Product type h : extrachromosomal origin) produces MEDATFHFKDPASPQEISDIEQKLGVTFPNDYKEFLLQHNGMEMFDGIEILSLEGIIEYNEVQDFPEGYVLIGYHFDGRYVIDTNKSKNGLGYMLYLDSIDDIEDAINLDSNFEIWFDMLVSLNGTKYWEVNPNLQEYYKLVSE; encoded by the coding sequence ATGGAAGATGCTACTTTTCATTTCAAAGATCCTGCTAGTCCTCAAGAAATTAGCGATATAGAACAGAAGCTAGGTGTTACTTTCCCTAATGACTATAAAGAGTTTTTGTTACAGCACAATGGGATGGAAATGTTTGATGGGATTGAAATACTTAGCTTAGAGGGAATCATTGAATATAATGAGGTTCAAGATTTCCCAGAGGGATACGTTTTAATTGGATATCATTTTGATGGAAGATATGTCATAGACACAAACAAATCAAAAAATGGATTAGGCTATATGCTATATCTAGACTCAATTGATGATATTGAAGATGCGATTAACTTAGATTCTAATTTCGAGATATGGTTTGATATGCTAGTGTCTTTAAATGGAACGAAATATTGGGAAGTAAATCCGAATCTCCAAGAGTATTATAAACTGGTTTCAGAATAA
- the ynaC gene encoding conserved hypothetical protein; defective phage region (Evidence 4: Unknown function but conserved in other organisms), with product MTIYEQIKDALKNKINELVSPQEVKKTLQEKYGTNPDSIILSDYCYNRYNKGISFNKHLFEYMNRSSYKYLGENSLYTGLIFRKSKGEDKEVIVGEWVNGVKSLREASVTNNQINDQAEIISKEQLVNLYNEYNQILRYEMNVLNCKPTELRHLIGRIGEFICAIQTNGTLARQTNQHGFDVVSDGRRISVKTTAQSSGFISINKNTFYDFDDFFVVQYVNDDFKVIFFGSKEEVQKISRIYGSQYEVEISLLKKLNKEYQLN from the coding sequence ATGACAATTTACGAGCAAATTAAGGATGCTTTGAAAAATAAGATCAATGAGTTGGTTTCACCTCAAGAAGTAAAGAAAACCCTTCAAGAAAAATACGGAACTAATCCGGATAGCATTATTTTATCAGATTATTGTTATAACCGGTATAATAAGGGGATTTCTTTTAATAAGCACCTCTTTGAATATATGAATAGAAGTTCTTACAAATACTTAGGTGAAAACTCTCTTTATACAGGACTTATTTTCAGAAAATCAAAAGGGGAAGATAAGGAAGTTATCGTAGGCGAATGGGTAAACGGTGTTAAATCACTCCGAGAAGCTTCTGTTACTAATAACCAAATAAATGATCAAGCCGAAATCATTAGTAAAGAACAACTTGTAAACCTTTATAATGAATATAACCAAATCCTGAGATATGAAATGAATGTATTGAACTGTAAGCCTACAGAATTGAGGCATTTAATTGGCAGAATCGGTGAATTCATTTGTGCAATCCAAACCAACGGCACTCTGGCACGTCAAACTAATCAGCATGGATTTGATGTTGTGAGTGATGGCAGACGGATTAGTGTAAAAACAACAGCTCAATCAAGTGGTTTTATTTCGATAAATAAAAATACATTTTATGATTTTGATGATTTTTTTGTAGTTCAATACGTAAATGATGATTTTAAAGTTATTTTCTTCGGCTCAAAGGAAGAAGTGCAAAAAATAAGCAGAATTTATGGAAGCCAATACGAAGTTGAAATTTCACTTCTTAAAAAGCTTAATAAGGAATACCAATTAAATTAA